tcctttgttctcactgtgtggaacaacaggaaacctgctgaaatagctgataaataatatcaatgaaatataatgtttaaatcaaaatcctgacaccaacagacaaacatttagtcctcagctcagtttgtttgtgactctggctgagatggaggtgaaatatgtgaacctgggctgtggtttactgctctcttcctgtcacaaacactgtttgacatctgttcatctggaggtttttgtacaggctgcagggatcatttctcaCTGTGGGTATCATAGTTATAACAGGAACAGTAGTAGGTGGCTGAATGTGAGGGTTGAACTGTCTGGATCTGCAACTCATAGacgttttcattttttacagctGAGAAATCATCTTTCTGAGGATGATCGTTGTTTGAATaaactttgtcatttttcatgtaaATACTCAGAATCCttgtgaatgtttctgtgtctttcttctggTACCAGTATACATATGTATTACACTGGTCAGTTCGTCCACAGCTGAAGGAGACTTTTTTACCAGCTCTCCTGGTCAATGTTAAATCTTTCTGAATCAGgtctgctgccatggcaaccagcgctgtagagaaacagacacacagatgaaggtcagtgtgacagtgtttgttaaaggttgagtttgttggctcctgattggctggaaacactcacctgaacacagacagcacagagcagcagctgggaggaaaagcattttgtgcagtggtgtttccTCTGGTGAACCTGGGGAGAAGTGGCGCTCTGATGCAGCTGAGGCCAAACAAGGACGAGCTGTGAGATCAGACGAGGGTCACGAGGTTTCTAACAGCTCCTCAAacctcccatcagcccctgcgGCGGACAGataaggctgctgctgctgctgctgctgctgctgctactgtgtGGTTTTCCACTGAGTGGAGGAGCAACAGGCTGCACACAGTTACCATGGAGATGGACGTCACTGACACATCACTGTTTGATTGTTCACAGGTGTTAATGTGAGAATTTATCAGCtctattcaaatatttacaatcattacagctgcatttaaaagaagcagaaacacaaactcatattagtttaacagtgaaagtgatggagagcagagacagaCTGATATTATCTCAActggtttttaaaatgatttgactcttattttttaatcatatgttttcctccacgtctctgtttctctgtgtgcttcactttcactttcttcatcTTGATTTTAATCTGGCAGCAGATCAAAAATCTgggacacaacaaaacacaaaaacattcatggaACCACAAACACGTTCAGGTTGGTGGTGAATTTAGCAACACAGATTGTTCTCTGTTGTTTGTAGAACAgatgtgatgaaaataaaaaaaaactacaaatccaCAAAGCTCCTCCTGAACTGTGATTTTAACCTTTAAATGTTCcccttatatttatttaatccactttaataaatgaattgaatttccTGCATCATCTGATGGTATCATGCATTCATTGATGCTCTCTTTTAACACTGAgtttagacacatttcctcAAATTTCATTCTGacagatttgatatttttggaaacttttattattattcttaataataataataataataataataataataataataataataataataataataataataataataataataataataataataaataactgtatttaaaaatgtgtttttcagattCATTATTATctcttctatgtttttatttcagagttTCAGAGTCTAATATTCTAATTTTGTATAAAATTCAATAATAATTCTAATACTACAAAATCTACAATAAGAGAAAATGCAGCCTATTTGcaaataatttattcatgattattaaataaaaggttGGTACCAAATACAACCTGCACCAGTCTACatgttcagctgttttcaggagCAAAACCAAAAGTAACTCTCTCcctttatattatataatatttataatatattttacacattatattttatgttatttatgtttttctgacattttattagaCTTTAAAGCTGTAGTTTACATCTCATTCTCcactttatattatattacctctatctgctctgtgctgagcTGTCAGTAATAAAACCTTTACACTGCTGCCCTCATGTGGCTGCAACAACACATTgcttctactactactagtctcttcaaacttttgttttcatgaccCCAAATGTGTATaaagagtatatatatattctttcaattttattttgacttgaacactttcttgtgtttctgaatCTTTTTTAAAGTGTTACTAGTAAcaggagctgcaacaattagttgattttaTTGATGAGTTGATCGTGCAGCAAGGAAGgactcacacacagagaacaaaaaagaaTTCAAACTAATGTctggattttaaatatttctatttgttaCATTACAGGCCATACAGACAGTGAAACAATGACCAAAAGTTCATACAGTGCAAGAGTGCAAATGTTTCAGTCCATGTTGGACTTTCCTCAGTGCAAAGGGAAGTGAAGGCTAGTCCATCTGGTCCGATCCCTCAGAAGAGCTACTGTAGCACAAATTGCTGAGAATCAATGCTGGCTATGATAGACAGGTGTCAGAACATGCTGACCTCTGTCCACCGCTGAAAGCACCTACAATGGGCACGTGAGCATCAGAACTGAACCATGGAGCAATGGAAGAAGGTGGCCTGGTCTgatgaatcatgttttcttttacatcatgtgGACAGTAGACTTGCAACAGTTGTTGATGTTACCAGTGTTACACAGTGTTGGGACACCAATTTCATTACTTGCCCACCGTCCATACcatagtttttcttttctttatacaaataaaacccATTCGGTTAAATTTAGTATATCAGCAGCCACATTCATCAATTGAAAACTTTAATTTGAGGACGACTCACTGGCTGCAGCCTGAAGCCCACCGTCACTAACTCTTAAGAGAAAAGAGATGGTACCAAGATGCACTATGGGAGGAAGACAAGCctgtggaggcagtgtgatgctcTGAGCAATGTTCTGCTGGGAAACCTTGGGTCCTGGCACTCATGTGGATGTTACTTTGACACGTACCACCTACCTAAACATTGTTGCAGACCAAGTACACCCCTTCATGGTGTTGGGCCTCAACCATAGGGtcagacaaaggcaggcctacATGTAAACTCTGAAGCCTGACCACGAGGCTTTAGAATTCATCATTGCCTTTACATTGTAACCGCGCCTGAAAGAAGCTTTGCTTTCTCTGTGAGCCAGTTTACTAAAGGAGGTAACCCTGTGCACGTGTAATTCCCCTCGCCGACTTTGCCCcatgttcacccgaacacaaTCACCAGATCCAAGAGAGATCCTGTTTGCAACCCACTGTTTTAAGTGTGGctggagaaggaaaaaagatTTCTTCACAGAGATGCGGAAAACTTCTGTGCCTGGCTGTCTATCAACTGGGTCGACTACCAGCCACCATCAGCCTTGAGGAACTAAGGACGGCACCGCTAGGACCACTCACTGTAGGACCCGTGCTGGAttttactgacagactgaaaaacacatcGATTCACTTCCAAGAGTGATAAAAGTTAGAGGTCGTCTTGGCAGAGACTGTATTAGATTTTATGTGTTAATAAGCTTGTTgcttgtattttgttgtgtgatTTGACGGGCCGCCGAGTCCTTTTGCCTGCtatactctgaggagtatttgaagttgctgcctgtttagtttgttttcaccACTCTAGACTATTTGTgttgtctgctgtgtttgtgccaccgcGAGTGAAAAGTAAGTTGACAACGTGCGTACCGTTTACCGTCCGTATACACGCTCTCTGTAGATAAAGCAACCACTGCAGTTGTGGGACCCTGCCGAGAATcgttttttcctcctctttcttccctctctctctactaacccacccacacacacacacacccatacacgcACCTCTATTACACATCTGACAGTCAGATAGCGTGTGACACAGAGCCACTCTGCCCCTCGTCATctgccatcagacacgtgtgtttgaTAAGTTGAATTGGGTGAAATCGAGACACCGACCATCGGTTGGCACCATCTTGCTATTGTTTAACAGAAACGCTGCGGTCACATCCTCCATTTGATTCTTACGTGACAAAAGTCACGCCAGCCATGTTGGATCTCGTGCGATGTCCTCTCGCCAGATCACATCCACCATCTTAGCTCGCGTGACGTCATCTGGCCAGATCATGTCCGCCATCTtgtcatccacacacacatgcttctgCTTACATGTGGTTGACCGTACACAGCTGCTGTTCTATGTGTATTGTTTGATTAGTATTTGTTGGTAGTATAGTGTTTGTTAATTGAAACATTTGTTGACTTTATTGTTTCTTGTGGAGATTAATGAACACAGTTATagctttaaagagaagtcttttgtcattattgtgcatATTTATTGTGATAAGTGGCTGATTGAGAGTCAGAACTCTGGATTAAACCGTCACTGTTCACTCGTGGATGCTGACATCCCAGATATCAGCTCTACTAAGTGAACTAAATTGTTTATGAGAGTACCTTATTGATGCCTCGTATTATTacttaatattaataatttcttgatttaataattaatcattatctctgatcattattatttattgctaataaccaaacacactcaTGCCAGCACAGACAATGGAAAAGGTATTCCCTGATGGCAGTGGcctctttcagcaggataatGCCTCACTGCCTCACTGCAAAAACTGTTCAGGAATGGTTTGAGGAACATGATCAAGAGTTCAAGGTGTTGCCTTGGCCTCCTAATCCCCCACATCTCAATCTGATCGAGCATTCGTGGGatgtgctggaaaaacaaggtgtagagagacagacagagactccttCCATTTATGTTAGATATATTCAATTGTAATTCTAATATTACAAAATCTACAATAAGAGAAAATGCAGCTTATTTGCAAATGACTGGATATATTACTGAGATTATCACAAAAACTGACAATTGTATAACATGTTGCAAAATTCATTCAAAACAAGATAATTAActaaagaaaatgataaaaatgtaaattatttaaCCATAGTTATAAttgaattgtagtttttttattgtacattcAGAGGTTAATCTTTATTGGAAATAAACTAGAGTATCATAACACtacaataaaattatataatcaACTGTTAAGGCTTTATTTACaaatatactgtgtattttgGGGGCATAACGCATTAAAAtcagtacaaatacaaattttaaagaaaaatcaacaaaagacaaagatctTCATAAACCACAAACATGATGATGTTACAGTTTATTGAGAATATCACAGTTAtgaattaaaaaagacaaatttaactTTGCAGAATGAATCAAACAccaataaacataataaaagtttgaaaatactaaaaactaagtatatttcttttttattttttgtataataCAAGTCAAAGCTAAAAgtaggaaacaaaacaaacctgagCTAAAAAAGCAACTGTTAAGgtttaatttgtaaatatatatgtgtatatatgtatttatatattcagCACAACTGTATCTAACTTGtgcataaagagagaaaatgtaaaaccaacCACAACACGTCATAAGTGACATTTGTGAACACTGatcaaaatgattaatgagatgaattgatgagatgtgatggtgagaaaaggcgagcagaaaacagtcagtcagcatgtgtgcagttggtggacggtcccttgtttctgaggatcatcagcagagagagtccacagcagtacaccagactcttcactatcagcactgtgtacagcacacagagcagcttcaccCTGCACTGAGACTGGAaggacactgacacacacacacacacacacacacacacacacacacacaggtcagtctTTTCTCCACACTGTTTCAGTCTGTTCAACTGTGGACATTTCATCACAGtatcatcacattttcttcagtagaaCTTGGACTTTTCCAGACGGGACGACCAGCTTTACATGAAGACAGGGGTCGACtacagtttgactgacagctcaaAGGCCCTTATTAAATACAATAAGTCAGGGCCGGACCCAGCTTTTTAGGGGCCCCAAACAGgatttgatttcctgttttcaacttaaaataacttttgaatCCACAACTAACTACAatttataacaattaaaatcacTCAAGGATAAAAAGCAAAGtccaaatactgtttaaaaacacacaggttactatagatttgaagtttttaccacttgggggcagaagaactccacaacaagctaacaaactcctctctgacatattatggtctgtctgctgtttgctgctgggcagctagtgtacagtgggtttatcaggaaacagctgctgctgctggaaacactgagactgaagcagacaggaaatgtgctgcaaaaccacaactaggagctaaaagaggctaaaaagctcatttagtcattagattcattcttaatataaaactattgattagtggagctttaagATATACTCCCTAAACTTGTTCTATCACCCTCGAGGCCTAAAACTGAGTATAACTCCCCCAAAAGGTGTTATTTGTCAGCCTGTGAAGTGAAAGCTCTCTCAGTGGGACTTGTTGTGCTGTGGGACACTCTAACAGAATCAGGGAGTGTATGTTTAAATCCTTCAATGATGAGCAGAAAGTGAACAGACTGATATGCAGCCCTAACTGCAGCAGGACATTGGAGCTGTCAGAGCatgcagagaggcagcaggtgatCTTACAGTCAGCTTGCTGCAGAGCTGGCAGGTCTGctggctctctctctggaggacaggaggctgctggagctggaagctctgaaacacaaaaggagtcaaatgtttggagttgcagtgagaaatgtcagtgctctgctcctctgctctctctgacagcgtctccagatgaagctgaatcactgctgaacacagtcaccaagccttcattaccttgttctgtttgggccTCCACTGTTCCCCCCTCGTGCTTGATGATTCATTGAATAACAAAACCCAAATTAATAATactattcatattttataaaattacatgtactaatttaataattaatatatataatttaataatatagattttatatttaatagttGTATTACTTTGtcgttgctgtttgttttattatcagtttctCTTATGaagtttttgttaataaaacaaaccagtttttaaattgtggtgtttctgaaatctttcatcttcttctaaaTTGAGGTTTTTACCTGCAGAGTGTTTAAATTCACActgtaagaacatttttaacattcacttcctctctgcaacatttaaaaaaatacatcctacatttgttatcatcaatcagagcagcagaacaCAAACCACACTGAGACAAACAAGTCATCTTTACttgtattaaaaagaaaatacacaaataacataagaacacaaacagtcagacaataacacaataaagtttcaaACGTGTATAATCAAGCAACATCAGCAGCTGGTCAAAGCagaaaatgctgttgtttttctcccaaAAACCTCTTTAATGTTTTCACACTAGAAAGCTCCTCACATAGAGGTGATAACCAACTGATGACAGTTATTTCTGCAAATACTTTACACAAAGGACAATTGGAAATCTGAGCCCAAAAGCTGCTGAAGCCTTTCTTgagtacatttattatttacttttgaaTTAATGTTGCCAACATCAGCAAAATCTTCTAGTATCTTTTATTGACTGTAGAAATCCTAACCGTAATATTTAATGataccaaaaatgtaaaaatgaaaagaagaataagAGTAAAGGCAATAATTATTTTGCTTCTAGCAGTGCAGGGCTCATGAGTTCCTGGGTTTATTTggttaaaaagtcattttactGTAAGAATAATTGATTTGCATGACCATGATCTTCTAACAACTGAAGGTAGTTTAGTTGACAAATCCGACgttcagatcagaaaacattcatatgTGTTATATTTGGAGGATACTGACAAACAGCCCCTTCTGTCATTTATGTATGAGCACTCGGCAATGACAAGTGTAAACTGTaaagcagtgatggaagaagtattgaactggtttacttaagtaaatgtagcaataatacagtataaaatactaCTTTACTAGTAATGGTTTTACTTTCAAAATTACAGAAGTATTATTcgctaaatgtacttaaagtatcaaaagttaaAGTACTCTATATGTAAATTGGCCTCACACACTGTTACATtgatcatatacatatatacagagcCTGTGAAAAGTATTCACCACTcttgaaatgtttcatgttgtattgttttaaaacatggagTCAAAGGGgatttaatgtggctttttgtACACTGAAAAAACCCttatatgtaaaatgaaaataaatccctATGAAGTGatctaaatgtatttcaaatataaaatacatcatcagctttactagtaaaatctaaatctgaaaagtaactagtactTATAGCTGTgaagtaaatgtagtggagtagaaagtaaaatatctccctctgaaatgtagtggagtggacgTATAAAGAcgcataaaatggaaatactcatgtaaaaTACCTCACAATTGTTCTTTATTACATTCCTCCTGTACCTTTgcaaaaaactccaaaaaagaaaaagtgacaagaCCTCCAGATGTGTGGCCTTTGTTGGTGGCTGGGCTCAGTTTGACTGTGTGGGTGGAGGGCTCAGTGGAAAAAAGGTTTACagacaacaagagaaaagacccacatgacaaatgagagggagggaagttCATGAGTGTACAGCAGCAGGTATGAATCTGTTCTCGGCGGTTATTAGGACtcatataaaactgttgacagcgaATCAACACTTCCTTTCCTGCAGCAGACGGGCCGTGTGGGTTTCTGCTCAGCAGCCTCCACACTGTTCACtgtggtttttcattttattaacacaatGACGGTTACAACCATCGACTCTGGTTAAAGAATGGTTCCAGGAACTTCAGTATGAATTCAGCGCTCGCTGTCTCAGTTTTaatctgtgttattaatgtgtgagagaagcagctgaaatcctaaactcagagctgagaaactgacatcattaaataaaGGGAGACGTTCAAACTCCTGCAGTCTGCTCAGGTCCCACAGTCTGTACTGAGTTCACAAATACATTACTCAATAAGTTTAAACAAATAGATCAAAATAAAATGGTTGTAATTGATATTGAGTGGTTGAAcatcctaataataataataataaaaaatactatAACTCGTAGAAAAGAAAGTAGAGTCATTATAAAGAATGAAGTAGATTTTGATACAAAGAACCCAacttaaatcatatttttatatttttattgaatacaaaacacaaacaagcatataattgataattgattggTTTATTGACTGGGACAtgttgcagttttaaacattaaagaagCACTGGACCAGAGTTAGCTCGAGGCTAATTTACAGcacagctacacacagcacatcacatacacccacaatgtcaataaGAAGATTAATAATgcaaacttaaaaaaatcaaattaaaagcaagactacctgcactaatgagaagaccatagatggagtttagactcaatgttcacacagctgattggtctttagtagaatttttcattttttaatatatgatatatatttacaaaacaacataaacatcagATGTATTTATGAATAGAGcaaagaaatgtttctttttcagcaaaaatacaagtgcacatatacacatacacatatgttgATGTGAACCAAGTTAATTTTCTCACATATTCCACTTTGattatcataaaaaataaaagttaaatatcTGTAAACTTTTCATTGTATCTTCCTGTACACTTGTTTTTAGCACTATGTGAAAGTTTACTGAGATCTACTCACAACAAGAGTCAAATTACTTGTAGGTATCAATAAACTTGGTCAATTTAGTTGATTCTGTGTCTGATTATTTAGATTATTTGAAGCCAAACTGAGATCAATGAAAACATGGATGAttataaaagacagaaactgtgatgtttcagtttattgAGAATGTTTCTCTGAATGACTTTGATAAACCTGCCACCCTCTgtataatgtattaaaaagaaaatacacaagaaagaaaaaatactgtaagcACTTAAATATCTACCAGGTAGCtaatatttttacttaattttacaCTATTATACAAGTCATGATTAAAAGTGGAATTAAAATAGAGGATCAAGATATTAATATTCTACAGAATGTATACTTAGtaactgtaaatatactgtatttatgtgtatgtgtgtgtatttatagttttaGGACAACTGTGTCTTAAACGTAAATTTACAACCAACCACAACACGTCATAACTGACATTTGTGAACACTGatcaaagtgataaatgagaTAGAAAAGGcgagcagaaaacagtcagtcagcatgtgtgcagttggtggacggtcccttgtttctgaggatcatcagcagagagagtccacagcagtacaccagactcttcactatcagcactgtgtacagcacacagagcagcttcaccttGTACTGAGACGGGACAGGTGGAGGAAGAACAGAAacctctgaaacagaaaaaaaaaacaaatgtcagtgctctgctcctctgctctctctgacagcgtctccagatgaagctgaatcactgctgaacacagtcaccaagccttcattaccttgttctgtttgggccTCCACTGTTATCCCCTCGTGCTTGACGTAGCAGCGGTATTTATATGTGTAGAGAGCATCCCGATCAACCACCCTGATGGCGACGGTGCGTCCCGGCTCTCTGAGctccagctgctctccctcAGCAGGGGGCAGATCCTCCGGCCAGCCGTTATTCTTCCGTCTTTTCCAGGAGAACTGgaccagaggaggagacatggctgaggccagacacagcagggagcTCTTCCCCTCCAGGTGGGCTCTGGATGCTGCTGGGTACACGCTCACCATGggcttcactacctgctcaactgaagtttgacagcagcaacaagcagcacagacacacattcacacagtcaacagcagcttacagcactgcactgcattcaGTCTGATCCTGGAAACTACATGATCACTAAACTACTCATCAATACACCACAAACATCATCTACTGGACACTGTATCAATAATCATATCAAACTAAAGCATCATGGAAGCTCatcatatgtcatatataaagattaaaacatcatttacCACTTTATCAATATTTACCACAACATTAGTTACtaatataataaagtttataaaatataaaatatatcgTGACATAACAGCctcacataaaatacatttgctgatgattatagtgttttatgtaaaatatatttaccaatatatactttaattaataaaaatcaatcaataattttCACGAGTTTTATCTTttacttaaaacaatattaccaCCACCACGACTACCATGTTCAGATACgtctaatataatataatataatataatataatataatataatataatataatataatataatataatataatataatataatatgatgtttgtcttaataaaatttaaagtaTAGTTTTATTACTtggttaaaatatattatatttatattacatttgtaaatgattATAGTGTTTATATGAAGTATATTTACCAGCATATACTTTACTCTAATCAGACACACAATACATCAAtacttttaacaacattttttgagttttagcttttatataaaacacaattaccacaacatgttcagatatgtaaataaaatataatataataatatatattcttaattaaatgacaacatgtaaattatctgattcattatattttctaccaaacactttctaaaatatgttttaacattatatatttgacatcatgttgatttcataaaccaatatg
This sequence is a window from Thunnus albacares chromosome 12, fThuAlb1.1, whole genome shotgun sequence. Protein-coding genes within it:
- the LOC122993448 gene encoding T cell receptor beta chain MC.7.G5-like, whose product is MLFLPAAALCCLCSALVAMAADLIQKDLTLTRRAGKKVSFSCGVTNECRNSYVFWYQKKDTDTFTRILRIDMSNGEEYKGYNHPQKNDFTGVKNENVYELKIQTVQLSHSATYYCSCWDGSHISFTVSGWIFGSGTKLYVVEQVVKPMVSVYPAASRAHLEGKSSLLCLASAMSPPLVQFSWKRRKNNGWPEDLPPAEGEQLELREPGRTVAIRVVDRDALYTYKYRCYVKHEGITVEAQTEQEVSVLPPPVPSQYKVKLLCVLYTVLIVKSLVYCCGLSLLIQTVGPEQTAGV